One window of the Anaeromyxobacter dehalogenans 2CP-C genome contains the following:
- a CDS encoding 2-oxoglutarate dehydrogenase E1 component → MSSPPEPQALPSAPSLSFVEDLYYAWLADPRSVDESWRRYFEGLPAAPGAAPAPASFPRRRPDGAAGPQAAPGAGGDAAFQSKVDRLVQAYREYGHLRANLDPLGLVRPAEPFALEAFGLGPADLDRPCADADGRGDRTLRDLVARLEETYCRTLGVELAHMHDQDLRGWLEQRMERTRNRLSLAPDVKKLLLRKIVEAESLEQFLGTKFLGAKRFSVEGAEGFVALLEFLVDRAVGHGVRNVVIGMAHRGRLNVLANVVGKPLRQIFAEFRDNAIVNATGGDVKYHLGHSTDRETPDGVLVHLSLAFNPSHLEWINTVVQGRVRAKQDRYHDFDRVRSLPVLVHGDASFAGQGIVAEALNMSQLEAYGVGGTIHVIVNNQVGFTTSPRDARSTTYCTGPARMLQIPIIHVNGEDLEAVAQAVLLAADFRQRFHRDVVIDLWAYRRHGHNEGDEPSFTQPVMYRAISKRPTLRQLYAEALEREGTATRAEVDAMAAEYRARLDEAYQASAQIAVQPGAQEAAGFWAGVKGGAITGPEPETGVAPAVLAQAAAGITQVPQGFHVHPKLAKVLEARAEMGRGERPLDWATAEALAFATLSLEGRRVRLVGQDSRRGTFSHRHAVLYDHQTGTPYSPLAHLREGQGVVEIRDSLLSEAAALGYEYGYSLEMPDALTLWEAQFGDFVNAAQVIIDQFLSSGEAKWNRLSGLALLLPHGMEGQGPEHSSARLERFLELSVDDNWYVVNVTTPAQYFHALRRQVYSPWRKPLVVMSPKSLLRHPKAVSPIGELAEARFRPVVADPVADPSEITRVVLCSGKLYYDLAAAREAQGARHVALVRLEQLYPLAADEILDAIAAFRPGTEMVWAQEEPSNMGAWDYVDLHLSPRLPSRLDLVSRPPSASPASGSATRHKLEQQQLVLEALGDPVPRIHRTDTRAAAHEH, encoded by the coding sequence ATGTCATCGCCGCCGGAACCCCAGGCGCTGCCCAGCGCGCCCAGCCTCTCCTTCGTCGAAGACCTCTACTACGCGTGGCTCGCCGATCCCAGGTCGGTGGACGAATCGTGGCGCAGGTATTTCGAGGGCTTGCCCGCCGCCCCGGGCGCCGCCCCCGCGCCCGCGTCCTTCCCCCGGCGCCGGCCGGACGGGGCCGCCGGCCCGCAGGCGGCGCCCGGCGCGGGCGGCGACGCGGCCTTCCAGTCGAAGGTGGACCGGCTGGTGCAGGCGTACCGTGAGTACGGCCACCTCCGCGCCAACCTCGATCCGCTGGGCCTCGTCCGCCCCGCCGAGCCGTTCGCGCTGGAGGCGTTCGGCCTCGGGCCGGCCGACCTCGACCGGCCCTGCGCCGACGCGGACGGCCGCGGCGATCGCACGCTGCGCGACCTGGTGGCGAGGCTGGAGGAGACCTACTGCCGGACCCTGGGCGTCGAGCTCGCCCACATGCACGACCAGGACCTGCGCGGCTGGCTCGAGCAGCGGATGGAGCGCACCCGCAACCGGCTCTCGCTCGCGCCGGACGTGAAGAAGCTCCTCCTGCGCAAGATCGTGGAGGCGGAGAGCCTGGAGCAGTTCCTCGGGACGAAGTTCCTGGGCGCGAAGCGGTTCAGCGTCGAGGGCGCCGAGGGCTTCGTGGCGCTGCTCGAGTTCCTGGTGGACCGGGCCGTCGGCCACGGCGTCCGCAACGTGGTGATCGGCATGGCGCACCGCGGGCGCCTGAACGTGCTCGCGAACGTGGTCGGCAAGCCGCTGCGCCAGATCTTCGCCGAGTTCCGCGACAACGCCATCGTCAACGCGACCGGCGGCGACGTGAAGTACCACCTCGGCCACTCGACCGACCGCGAGACGCCGGACGGCGTGCTGGTGCACCTGTCGCTCGCGTTCAACCCGAGCCACCTCGAGTGGATCAACACGGTGGTGCAGGGGCGCGTGCGCGCCAAGCAGGACCGCTACCACGACTTCGATCGCGTCCGCTCGCTGCCGGTGCTGGTGCACGGCGACGCCTCGTTCGCCGGCCAGGGCATCGTGGCCGAGGCGCTCAACATGTCGCAGCTCGAGGCGTACGGGGTGGGCGGCACCATCCACGTCATCGTGAACAACCAGGTGGGCTTCACCACCTCGCCCCGCGACGCGCGCTCCACCACCTACTGCACCGGCCCGGCCCGGATGCTCCAGATCCCCATCATCCACGTGAACGGGGAGGACCTGGAGGCCGTGGCGCAGGCGGTGCTGCTCGCCGCGGACTTCCGCCAGCGCTTCCACCGCGACGTGGTCATCGACCTGTGGGCCTACCGCCGCCACGGGCACAACGAGGGCGACGAGCCGTCGTTCACGCAGCCGGTGATGTACCGCGCCATCTCGAAGCGCCCCACGCTCCGGCAGCTCTACGCCGAGGCGCTGGAGCGCGAGGGGACGGCCACGCGTGCCGAGGTGGACGCCATGGCCGCCGAGTACCGCGCCCGGCTCGACGAGGCGTACCAGGCCTCGGCGCAGATCGCGGTGCAGCCCGGCGCGCAGGAGGCGGCCGGGTTCTGGGCCGGCGTCAAGGGCGGCGCGATCACCGGCCCCGAGCCGGAGACCGGGGTGGCCCCCGCGGTGCTCGCCCAGGCGGCGGCCGGGATCACGCAGGTGCCGCAGGGCTTCCACGTGCACCCCAAGCTCGCGAAGGTGCTGGAGGCCCGCGCCGAGATGGGCCGCGGCGAGCGGCCGCTGGACTGGGCCACCGCCGAGGCGCTCGCGTTCGCCACGCTCTCGCTGGAGGGGCGCCGCGTCCGCCTGGTCGGCCAGGACAGCCGCCGCGGCACGTTCAGCCACCGCCACGCGGTGCTCTACGACCACCAGACCGGCACGCCGTACTCGCCGCTCGCGCACCTGCGCGAGGGGCAGGGCGTGGTGGAGATCCGGGACAGCCTGCTCTCCGAGGCCGCCGCGCTCGGCTACGAGTACGGCTACAGCCTGGAGATGCCCGACGCGCTCACGCTGTGGGAGGCGCAGTTCGGCGACTTCGTGAACGCGGCGCAGGTCATCATCGACCAGTTCCTCTCGTCGGGCGAGGCGAAGTGGAACCGGCTCTCCGGCCTGGCGCTGCTGCTGCCCCACGGCATGGAGGGGCAGGGGCCGGAGCACTCCTCGGCGCGGCTGGAGCGGTTCCTCGAGCTCTCGGTGGACGACAACTGGTACGTGGTGAACGTCACCACGCCGGCGCAGTACTTCCACGCGCTGCGGCGCCAGGTCTACTCGCCCTGGCGCAAGCCGCTGGTGGTCATGTCGCCGAAGAGCCTGCTGCGGCACCCGAAGGCCGTGTCGCCGATCGGCGAGCTCGCCGAGGCGCGCTTCCGGCCGGTCGTCGCCGATCCGGTCGCAGACCCGAGCGAGATCACCCGCGTGGTGCTGTGCTCGGGCAAGCTCTACTACGACCTCGCCGCCGCCCGCGAGGCGCAGGGCGCCCGCCACGTGGCGCTGGTCCGGCTGGAGCAGCTCTACCCGCTGGCGGCCGACGAGATCCTCGACGCCATCGCCGCGTTCCGGCCCGGCACCGAGATGGTCTGGGCGCAGGAGGAGCCGTCCAACATGGGCGCCTGGGACTACGTGGACCTGCACCTCTCGCCGCGGTTGCCCTCGCGCCTCGACCTCGTCTCCCGCCCGCCCTCGGCCAGCCCCGCGTCCGGCTCCGCCACGCGCCACAAGCTGGAGCAGCAGCAGCTCGTGCTCGAGGCGCTCGGCGACCCCGTCCCCCGCATCCACCGCACCGACACGCGCGCCGCCGCGCACGAGCACTGA